Proteins encoded by one window of Polyodon spathula isolate WHYD16114869_AA chromosome 16, ASM1765450v1, whole genome shotgun sequence:
- the LOC121329092 gene encoding red-sensitive opsin-like — protein MADHWRDPVFAARKRQEETTQDSIFVYTNSNNTRGERHKPWSEGNYHIAPRWVYNLSSLWMIFVFFASLFTNGLVLVATYKFKKLRHPLNWILVNLAIADLGETLLASSISVCNQIFGYFILGHSMCIFEGYVVATCGIAGLWSLTVISWERWVVVCKPFGNVKFDAKWAASGIIFSWVWSASWCAPPIFGWSRYWPHGLKTSCGPDVFSGSEVPGVQSYMLVLMITCCIIPLAIIILCYIAVWLAIRAVAQQQKESESTQKAEKEVSRMVVVMIIAYVVCWGPYTFFVCFGAANPGYAFHPLAASLPAYFAKSATIYNPIIYVFMNRQFRNCIMQMFGKKVDDGSEVSSTSKTEVSSVSSSSVAPA, from the exons ATGGCAGATCACTGGAGGGACCCGGTTTTTGCAGCCAGGAAAAGGCAGGAAGAAACGACACAGGACTCGATCTTTGTCTACACTAACAGCAACAACACACGAGGTGAGCGGCACAAACCGT GGTCCGAAGGGAACTACCACATCGCCCCCCGCTGGGTGTACAACCTCTCCTCTCTGTGGATGATCTTCGTGTTCTTCGCCTCGCTCTTCACCAACGGCTTGGTTCTGGTGGCCACCTACAAGTTCAAGAAGCTCCGACACCCGCTGAACTGGATCCTGGTGAACCTGGCCATCGCCGACCTGGGGGAGACCTTGCTGGCCAGCAGCATCAGCGTCTGCAACCAGATATTCGGATACTTCATCCTGGGACACAGCATGTGCATCTTCGAGGGCTACGTCGTCGCCACCTGCG gCATCGCCGGGCTCTGGTCTCTCACCGTGATTTCGTGGGAGAGATGGGTAGTGGTCTGTAAGCCCTTTGGCAATGTCAAGTTTGATGCCAAGTGGGCCGCCAGTGGCATCATCTTCTCGTGGGTGTGGTCGGCGTCCTGGTGCGCCCCTCCAATATTTGGTTGGAGCAG GTACTGGCCCCATGGTTTAAAGACGTCGTGTGGCCCCGATGTGTTCAGTGGCAGCGAGGTCCCTGGGGTTCAGTCCTACATGTTAGTGCTGATGATAACCTGCTGCATCATCCCCTTGGCTATCATCATCCTCTGTTACATCGCCGTGTGGCTGGCTATCCGAGCG GTCGCCCAGCAGCAGAAGGAATCCGAGTCGACGCAGAAAGCCGAGAAGGAAGTGTCCCGGATGGTGGTGGTGATGATCATTGCTTACGTCGTGTGCTGGGGCCCCTACACGTTCTTCGTCTGCTTCGGCGCGGCCAACCCTGGCTACGCCTTCCATCCCCTGGCAGCCTCGTTGCCCGCCTACTTCGCCAAGAGCGCCACCATCTACAACCCGATCATCTACGTGTTCATGAACAGACAG TTCCGTAACTGCATAATGCAGATGTTCGGAAAGAAAGTCGACGACGGATCAGAAGTGTCTTCCACTTCCAAGACAGAAGTATCTTCCGTTTCAAGTTCCTCTGTGGCACCGGCATAA